One Nicotiana tomentosiformis chromosome 4, ASM39032v3, whole genome shotgun sequence genomic window carries:
- the LOC104084611 gene encoding protein HYPER-SENSITIVITY-RELATED 4-like: MELFESMPSSKAILTAATSLTASVILFRSIASDLVPETLQHFFSSRFQKISNRLSSQLIVVIEESEGLTSNQMFDAANVYLGTKVSPWTQRIKVNKPDKDEELAVTVDRYQEVTDCYENVNFTWILKSRGIKQSDKSSNPKTELRYFELSFHKKKKEMVLKSYLPYILLSRAKEIKEEKKAVRLHTVDYNGTDYWSSVVLNHPATFDTMAMEPEMKKELIEDLDMFVSRKDYYRRVGKAWKRGYLLYGPPGTGKSSLVAAMANYLKFDVYDLDLREVQCNSDLRRLLIGSANRSILVIEDIDCNVGLQNRENENDTSEDDKITLSGLLNFIDGLWSSCGDERIIVFTTNHKDRLDPALLRPGRMDVDIEMSYCTFSGFRILAANYLKIEEHSKFRVIEFLLLKVKATPAEVAGELMKSNNTEIALENLIKYLSKQNASLTETDGH; encoded by the exons ATGGAGTTGTTCGAATCCATGCCATCTTCTAAAGCAATTTTGACGGCGGCAACTTCTCTTACAGCTTCTGTAATTCTCTTCAGATCAATAGCTAGCGATCTTGTACCTGAAACACTTCAGCACTTCTTCTCTTCACGCTTTCAAAAAATATCAAACCGCCTTTCCTCACAGCTGATAGTTGTCATAGAAGAATCTGAAGGTCTCACTTCGAACCAGATGTTCGACGCCGCCAACGTTTATTTGGGTACAAAGGTTTCTCCTTGGACACAGAGGATCAAAGTCAATAAGCCCGACAAAGATGAAGAGCTCGCCGTCACTGTCGACAG GTACCAAGAAGTAACAGATTGTTATGAAAATGTGAATTTCACCTGGATTTTGAAGTCCAGGGGAATTAAACAGAGTGACAAGAGCTCCAATCCCAAGACAGAGCTTCGATATTTTGAGTTGAGTTTTCACAAGAAGAAAAAAGAGATGGTTTTAAAATCTTATTTACCATATATATTATTAAGTAGGGCCAAAGAGATTAAGGAAGAGAAAAAAGCAGTGCGGTTACATACGGTGGATTATAATGGGACTGATTATTGGAGTTCCGTGGTATTAAATCATCCTGCGACTTTTGATACAATGGCAATGGAACCAGAAATGAAGAAGGAGCTGATTGAGGATCTTGACATGTTTGTGAGTAGAAAAGATTACTATAGGAGAGTTGGCAAAGCTTGGAAACGCGGCTACTTGCTATATGGACCACCTGGTACAGGGAAATCGAGCTTAGTTGCAGCGATGGCTAATTACCTTAAGTTTGACGTTTATGACTTGGACTTGAGAGAGGTGCAGTGCAATTCGGATTTGAGAAGGTTGTTGATTGGTTCAGCAAATCGATCCATACTTGTGATAGAAGACATTGATTGCAATGTGGGGTTGCAGAATAGAGAAAATGAGAATGACACAAGTGAAGATGACAAG ATCACATTGTCTGGGCTGCTGAACTTTATTGATGGGTTGTGGTCGAGTTGTGGAGATGAGCGAATCATAGTGTTTACAACAAACCACAAGGACCGACTTGATCCAGCATTGTTGAGACCTGGCCGTATGGATGTGGACATTGAAATGTCCTACTGCACTTTCAGTGGTTTCAGGATACTGGCAGCTAATTACCTAAAGATTGAGGAGCACAGCAAGTTTAGGGTAATTGAGTTTCTGCTCCTGAAAGTTAAAGCAACTCCAGCTGAAGTTGCAGGAGAGCTGATGAAGAGCAACAACACTGAAATTGCACTAGAAAACCTCATCAAATACCTTTCAAAACAAAATGCATCGCTGACTGAAACAGATGGACATTAG
- the LOC104084613 gene encoding phosphatidylinositol/phosphatidylcholine transfer protein SFH12-like isoform X1, producing the protein MSGGEDRLHSEVVEGTKNELGISKTQERKLSREKIIRIRNDIGITSTTEKFLGSEELKFVNAFRQVLIMENLIPAMHDDNLKLLRSACAHLDYFLTPPTSNRFLKARKFDMEKAKRMWTDMLQWRRDFGTDSIIKDFDFHERDEVLQNYPQGYHGTDKEGRPVYIERLGLMNVEKLLEVTTLDRYVKYHVQEFEKSIACRFPACTVAAERHIDRSVTILDVEGVRLRNFSKPVREVIMQLQKIDNDFYPETLGEMFVINAGPGFRLIWNILKPFLDPETTSKIHVLGNNYKGKLLEIINECELPDFLGGSCTCENDGGCLRSDKGPWRRLKTSMMSFGEEAECLENIEATPTSRRKPATDGKLL; encoded by the exons ATGTCAG GTGGTGAAGATCGATTACATTCTGAAGTCGTCGAGGGAACGAAGAATGAACTTGGTATATCTAAGACACAAGAGAGAAAGCTGTCCCGTGAGAAGATAATCAGGATACGAAATGATATTGGAATTACTTCTACCACAGAGAAATTTCTGGGCAGTGAGGAGTTGAAGTTTGTAAATGCTTTTCGACAAGTGCTGATCATGGAGAACCTGATTCCTGCTATGCATGATGATAATCTCAAATTGTTAAG GtcagcttgcgcgcacctcgatTATTTCCTGacacctcccaccagcaacag ATTTCTAAAAGCTAGAAAGTTTGACATGGAGAAGGCTAAGCGCATGTGGACAGATATGCTTCAATGGAGGAGAGATTTTGGAACTGACTCTATTATCAAA GATTTTGACTTCCATGAAAGGGATGAAGTCCTTCAAAACTACCCTCAGGGTTATCATGGCACGGATAAGGAAGGAAGACCAGTTTATATTGAAAGATTGGGGCTAATGAATGTGGAAAAGCTATTGGAAGTGACTACTTTGGATCGATATGTTAAATACCATGTTCAAGAGTTCGAGAAGTCTATTGCCTGCAGGTTTCCTGCATGCACTGTAGCTGCAGAAAGACATATAGACAGAAGTGTTACCATTTTGGATGTTGAAGGAGTG CGTTTGAGGAATTTCTCAAAACCTGTACGAGAAGTCATTATGCAGCTGCAGAAGATTGATAATGACTTTTACCCTGAA ACACTTGGCGAAATGTTTGTCATAAATGCTGGACCTGGATTTAGGCTTATCTGGAATATactcaagccttttcttgacccTGAGACCACTTCCAAGATTCAT GTTCTTGGCAACAATTATAAAGGTAAACTGCTCGAAATCATCAATGAATG TGAGTTGCCAGATTTTCTAGGTGGAAGCTGCACGTGTGAGAATGATGGTGGTTGTTTAAGGTCAGATAAAGGGCCGTGGAGAAGACTCAAGACATCAATG ATGAGTTTTGGAGAGGAAGCAGAGTGTTTAGAGAACATAGAGGCAACGCCGACCAGTAGGAGAAAACCAGCCACAGATG GTAAGTTGCTGTGA
- the LOC104084613 gene encoding phosphatidylinositol/phosphatidylcholine transfer protein SFH12-like isoform X3 — protein sequence MSGGEDRLHSEVVEGTKNELGISKTQERKLSREKIIRIRNDIGITSTTEKFLGSEELKFVNAFRQVLIMENLIPAMHDDNLKLLRFLKARKFDMEKAKRMWTDMLQWRRDFGTDSIIKDFDFHERDEVLQNYPQGYHGTDKEGRPVYIERLGLMNVEKLLEVTTLDRYVKYHVQEFEKSIACRFPACTVAAERHIDRSVTILDVEGVRLRNFSKPVREVIMQLQKIDNDFYPETLGEMFVINAGPGFRLIWNILKPFLDPETTSKIHVLGNNYKGKLLEIINECELPDFLGGSCTCENDGGCLRSDKGPWRRLKTSMMSFGEEAECLENIEATPTSRRKPATDGKLL from the exons ATGTCAG GTGGTGAAGATCGATTACATTCTGAAGTCGTCGAGGGAACGAAGAATGAACTTGGTATATCTAAGACACAAGAGAGAAAGCTGTCCCGTGAGAAGATAATCAGGATACGAAATGATATTGGAATTACTTCTACCACAGAGAAATTTCTGGGCAGTGAGGAGTTGAAGTTTGTAAATGCTTTTCGACAAGTGCTGATCATGGAGAACCTGATTCCTGCTATGCATGATGATAATCTCAAATTGTTAAG ATTTCTAAAAGCTAGAAAGTTTGACATGGAGAAGGCTAAGCGCATGTGGACAGATATGCTTCAATGGAGGAGAGATTTTGGAACTGACTCTATTATCAAA GATTTTGACTTCCATGAAAGGGATGAAGTCCTTCAAAACTACCCTCAGGGTTATCATGGCACGGATAAGGAAGGAAGACCAGTTTATATTGAAAGATTGGGGCTAATGAATGTGGAAAAGCTATTGGAAGTGACTACTTTGGATCGATATGTTAAATACCATGTTCAAGAGTTCGAGAAGTCTATTGCCTGCAGGTTTCCTGCATGCACTGTAGCTGCAGAAAGACATATAGACAGAAGTGTTACCATTTTGGATGTTGAAGGAGTG CGTTTGAGGAATTTCTCAAAACCTGTACGAGAAGTCATTATGCAGCTGCAGAAGATTGATAATGACTTTTACCCTGAA ACACTTGGCGAAATGTTTGTCATAAATGCTGGACCTGGATTTAGGCTTATCTGGAATATactcaagccttttcttgacccTGAGACCACTTCCAAGATTCAT GTTCTTGGCAACAATTATAAAGGTAAACTGCTCGAAATCATCAATGAATG TGAGTTGCCAGATTTTCTAGGTGGAAGCTGCACGTGTGAGAATGATGGTGGTTGTTTAAGGTCAGATAAAGGGCCGTGGAGAAGACTCAAGACATCAATG ATGAGTTTTGGAGAGGAAGCAGAGTGTTTAGAGAACATAGAGGCAACGCCGACCAGTAGGAGAAAACCAGCCACAGATG GTAAGTTGCTGTGA
- the LOC104084613 gene encoding phosphatidylinositol/phosphatidylcholine transfer protein SFH12-like isoform X2 has protein sequence MSGGEDRLHSEVVEGTKNELGISKTQERKLSREKIIRIRNDIGITSTTEKFLGSEELKFVNAFRQVLIMENLIPAMHDDNLKLLRSACAHLDYFLTPPTSNRFLKARKFDMEKAKRMWTDMLQWRRDFGTDSIIKDFDFHERDEVLQNYPQGYHGTDKEGRPVYIERLGLMNVEKLLEVTTLDRYVKYHVQEFEKSIACRFPACTVAAERHIDRSVTILDVEGVRLRNFSKPVREVIMQLQKIDNDFYPETLGEMFVINAGPGFRLIWNILKPFLDPETTSKIHVLGNNYKGKLLEIINECELPDFLGGSCTCENDGGCLRSDKGPWRRLKTSMMSFGEEAECLENIEATPTSRRKPATDDR, from the exons ATGTCAG GTGGTGAAGATCGATTACATTCTGAAGTCGTCGAGGGAACGAAGAATGAACTTGGTATATCTAAGACACAAGAGAGAAAGCTGTCCCGTGAGAAGATAATCAGGATACGAAATGATATTGGAATTACTTCTACCACAGAGAAATTTCTGGGCAGTGAGGAGTTGAAGTTTGTAAATGCTTTTCGACAAGTGCTGATCATGGAGAACCTGATTCCTGCTATGCATGATGATAATCTCAAATTGTTAAG GtcagcttgcgcgcacctcgatTATTTCCTGacacctcccaccagcaacag ATTTCTAAAAGCTAGAAAGTTTGACATGGAGAAGGCTAAGCGCATGTGGACAGATATGCTTCAATGGAGGAGAGATTTTGGAACTGACTCTATTATCAAA GATTTTGACTTCCATGAAAGGGATGAAGTCCTTCAAAACTACCCTCAGGGTTATCATGGCACGGATAAGGAAGGAAGACCAGTTTATATTGAAAGATTGGGGCTAATGAATGTGGAAAAGCTATTGGAAGTGACTACTTTGGATCGATATGTTAAATACCATGTTCAAGAGTTCGAGAAGTCTATTGCCTGCAGGTTTCCTGCATGCACTGTAGCTGCAGAAAGACATATAGACAGAAGTGTTACCATTTTGGATGTTGAAGGAGTG CGTTTGAGGAATTTCTCAAAACCTGTACGAGAAGTCATTATGCAGCTGCAGAAGATTGATAATGACTTTTACCCTGAA ACACTTGGCGAAATGTTTGTCATAAATGCTGGACCTGGATTTAGGCTTATCTGGAATATactcaagccttttcttgacccTGAGACCACTTCCAAGATTCAT GTTCTTGGCAACAATTATAAAGGTAAACTGCTCGAAATCATCAATGAATG TGAGTTGCCAGATTTTCTAGGTGGAAGCTGCACGTGTGAGAATGATGGTGGTTGTTTAAGGTCAGATAAAGGGCCGTGGAGAAGACTCAAGACATCAATG ATGAGTTTTGGAGAGGAAGCAGAGTGTTTAGAGAACATAGAGGCAACGCCGACCAGTAGGAGAAAACCAGCCACAGATG ACAGGTAA